One Blastopirellula marina genomic region harbors:
- a CDS encoding AI-2E family transporter, with the protein MSRFAAIEVEMRRQTICQAIAVGILALWVLFWLQAVLIPFVLAIFIVSGLTPVLSNIQNRLSTTRLVAVLIASIIGIALVFVLWSIIWISIAQLKQEGGKYVQGAKAWRDAVPEWVRQPELAFQSLLTSDSGSDVAAAEKTPDVEEAAVPMAGTLDEQVARHNTISTQSGPSHDMVSEMINDMVKNSLSKLTDSMSYVIQTSTMVVIFLFFLLLGSSQATLPENTWQEIDAKIREYILTKSLISFFTGLAFGFVLWLFGIPLAAVFALLAFLFNFIPNIGPILACLLPLPLIVLDPEMTWWGMTLVIVLSSAVQIISGNVIEPRMMGDSFDVHPIAILLALMFWSLIWGMIGMFLAVPMTAIMKILFAKFEMTRPLADLLAGRIDRFSFKNFNFGGTYGESASDGKGAEA; encoded by the coding sequence ATGTCTCGTTTTGCTGCGATCGAAGTTGAAATGCGCCGGCAGACGATATGCCAGGCCATTGCGGTAGGGATTCTTGCCCTATGGGTGCTCTTTTGGCTGCAAGCCGTCTTGATCCCGTTTGTGCTGGCGATTTTCATCGTTAGCGGCCTAACACCGGTATTGTCGAACATTCAAAACCGGCTTTCGACGACTCGCCTGGTGGCCGTTCTGATCGCGTCGATCATTGGAATTGCCCTGGTGTTCGTCCTCTGGAGCATCATTTGGATTTCGATTGCCCAATTGAAACAAGAAGGTGGCAAGTACGTGCAAGGTGCGAAGGCATGGAGGGACGCCGTACCTGAATGGGTAAGACAACCAGAATTGGCTTTTCAAAGTTTGCTAACGTCAGATTCAGGTTCTGATGTCGCCGCGGCAGAGAAAACACCTGACGTTGAAGAGGCTGCCGTACCGATGGCGGGAACGCTGGATGAACAAGTTGCCCGACATAATACAATTTCCACGCAGTCAGGCCCTTCGCATGACATGGTCTCGGAAATGATCAACGACATGGTCAAGAACAGCCTGAGCAAGCTGACGGATTCCATGTCATATGTCATTCAAACAAGCACGATGGTCGTTATCTTTCTCTTCTTCTTACTGCTTGGAAGTTCGCAGGCCACACTCCCGGAGAATACCTGGCAAGAGATCGACGCAAAGATCCGAGAATACATCCTCACAAAGTCACTGATCTCGTTCTTTACAGGGCTTGCGTTTGGATTTGTCTTGTGGCTGTTCGGTATACCTTTGGCAGCCGTGTTTGCTCTGCTTGCCTTTCTTTTTAACTTCATCCCTAATATTGGCCCGATTCTCGCGTGTTTGTTACCACTGCCGCTAATCGTGCTCGATCCAGAAATGACCTGGTGGGGAATGACGCTGGTGATCGTTCTTTCTTCGGCCGTGCAGATTATCAGCGGCAACGTGATCGAGCCGCGGATGATGGGGGATTCGTTCGACGTTCACCCGATCGCGATTTTATTGGCATTGATGTTCTGGTCGCTCATCTGGGGCATGATCGGCATGTTTCTGGCCGTGCCCATGACTGCAATCATGAAGATATTGTTCGCGAAGTTCGAGATGACCCGCCCTCTAGCAGACTTGTTAGCTGGGAGAATTGATCGGTTCAGCTTCAAGAATTTCAACTTCGGAGGCACTTACGGTGAAAGTGCCTCGGACGGGAAGGGTGCTGAAGCCTGA